In Chengkuizengella sediminis, a single window of DNA contains:
- the hutH gene encoding histidine ammonia-lyase, translated as MITLTGNSLTIEEMKKVLYTNEKVMASDKSMKKVKESRKAVEKIVNEERVVYGITTGFGKFSDVLIQKEDVEKLQLNLIRSHACGVGEPFPEQVSRMMTLLRANALLKGFSGVRPVVIDRLIQLVNAQIHPVIPQQGSLGASGDLAPLSHLALVLVGEGEVFYKGKQMEASSALVQENINPIILSAKEGLALINGTQAMTAMGILAYTEAEDLALQADQIASLTFEALQGVIDAMDEDIHLARGYNEQVEVAKRIRKYLEGSQLVTKQGELRVQDAYSLRCIPQVHGATWQTLNYVKEKLEIEMNAVTDNPLIFDDGEKVLSGGNFHGQPIAFAMDFLGIAMAEIANISERRIERLVNPQLNDLPPFLSPEPGLQSGAMIMQYCAASLVSENKTLAHPASVDSIPSSANQEDHVSMGTIGSRHAYQIIQNVRKVIAIEVICAMQACELRGKEKMAKSTRSILEEGRKITPPIVQDRAFSKDIEDVAKWLANDMNTIMNHNDNNSNSKLKINALNLS; from the coding sequence TTGATTACATTAACGGGAAATTCATTAACAATTGAAGAAATGAAAAAGGTTTTATATACAAACGAAAAAGTAATGGCTTCAGATAAAAGTATGAAAAAGGTTAAAGAAAGTCGAAAAGCAGTAGAAAAAATCGTGAATGAAGAAAGAGTTGTATACGGAATTACTACTGGATTTGGCAAATTTAGTGATGTCCTCATTCAAAAGGAGGATGTTGAAAAATTACAGCTAAATTTAATTCGTTCTCACGCATGCGGAGTAGGAGAACCTTTCCCAGAACAAGTGAGTAGAATGATGACCCTATTACGTGCAAACGCCTTGCTTAAAGGATTTTCTGGAGTTCGTCCAGTTGTCATCGATAGATTAATACAACTTGTTAATGCACAAATTCATCCTGTTATTCCTCAGCAAGGTTCATTGGGAGCAAGTGGCGACTTGGCCCCACTTTCACACCTTGCTCTAGTATTAGTTGGAGAAGGTGAGGTTTTTTATAAAGGAAAACAAATGGAAGCCTCAAGTGCATTAGTCCAAGAAAATATAAACCCTATTATATTGTCAGCAAAAGAAGGTTTAGCACTTATAAACGGCACACAAGCCATGACTGCCATGGGCATACTTGCCTATACAGAAGCTGAGGATTTAGCTTTACAAGCTGACCAAATCGCCTCATTAACTTTTGAAGCATTACAGGGTGTCATTGATGCCATGGATGAAGATATACATTTAGCACGTGGTTATAACGAACAAGTTGAAGTAGCAAAACGTATTAGAAAATACCTTGAGGGTAGTCAACTAGTTACTAAACAAGGTGAGTTACGTGTACAAGATGCTTACTCACTTCGATGCATTCCACAGGTTCATGGTGCAACTTGGCAGACTTTAAACTATGTAAAAGAAAAACTTGAGATTGAAATGAATGCAGTAACTGATAATCCACTTATTTTTGATGATGGAGAAAAAGTTCTATCAGGCGGTAATTTCCACGGACAACCGATTGCATTTGCCATGGACTTCTTAGGGATTGCTATGGCTGAAATTGCAAACATTTCAGAACGACGAATTGAACGATTAGTCAATCCACAATTAAATGATCTGCCTCCATTTTTAAGCCCTGAACCTGGATTGCAATCTGGAGCGATGATCATGCAATATTGTGCAGCATCTCTTGTATCTGAAAACAAAACACTTGCACATCCGGCTAGTGTGGATTCTATTCCATCTTCAGCAAACCAAGAAGATCATGTTAGTATGGGAACCATTGGATCAAGACATGCATACCAAATTATTCAGAATGTAAGAAAAGTCATTGCTATCGAAGTTATTTGTGCTATGCAGGCTTGTGAATTAAGAGGAAAAGAAAAAATGGCCAAAAGTACACGATCTATTTTAGAAGAAGGTAGAAAAATTACTCCTCCAATAGTTCAAGACAGAGCATTTTCAAAAGATATTGAAGATGTGGCTAAGTGGTTAGCTAATGATATGAATACTATAATGAACCACAATGACAATAATTCGAACTCTAAATTAAAAATAAATGCACTAAACTTATCCTAG
- a CDS encoding CAP domain-containing protein, whose product MKKGMFLSIAAATALFVSSLGINSADASQIQVKTYKVDYYQFNQSDINKMIESILIQAGSQYKIEDIIKLIEQIEPVKYTEVAKTPQVVSKPNNTTPAQPAQSQPTQAQPAQSQPTQAQPAQSQPTQSQPTPPPSNNEGTTEKEPTKKETSKLNAYEQEVVDLTNAERAKYGLSPLKVDEQLSEVARIKSADMQSNRYFDHTSPTYGSPFDMMKNFGVSYTSAGENIAYGQKTPEEVVNAWMNSDGHRKNILNSSYTHIGVGYVEQGNYWTQMFIGK is encoded by the coding sequence ATGAAAAAAGGAATGTTTCTATCTATTGCAGCTGCTACAGCACTATTTGTTTCTTCATTAGGAATCAATTCTGCAGATGCTAGTCAGATCCAAGTTAAAACTTATAAGGTGGATTATTATCAGTTCAATCAAAGTGATATCAATAAAATGATAGAGAGTATACTGATCCAAGCAGGTAGTCAGTATAAAATAGAAGATATCATTAAATTGATAGAGCAAATCGAGCCAGTGAAGTACACTGAGGTTGCAAAAACGCCACAAGTTGTTTCTAAACCAAACAATACAACACCAGCGCAACCAGCTCAATCACAACCAACTCAAGCGCAACCAGCTCAATCACAACCAACTCAAGCGCAACCAGCTCAATCACAACCAACTCAATCACAACCAACACCACCACCTAGCAACAATGAAGGAACTACTGAAAAAGAACCTACCAAAAAAGAAACTTCTAAGTTAAATGCATATGAACAAGAAGTAGTAGATTTAACAAATGCAGAGCGTGCTAAATATGGATTATCTCCGTTGAAAGTAGACGAGCAGTTAAGTGAAGTTGCACGTATTAAGTCTGCCGACATGCAATCTAATAGATACTTTGATCATACAAGCCCAACTTATGGTTCACCATTTGATATGATGAAAAACTTTGGAGTATCGTACACATCTGCTGGTGAAAACATTGCTTATGGTCAAAAAACACCAGAAGAAGTAGTGAATGCTTGGATGAATAGTGACGGTCATCGTAAAAACATTTTAAATTCTAGCTACACTCATATCGGTGTTGGTTATGTAGAACAAGGTAATTATTGGACTCAAATGTTTATTGGTAAATAA